CTTCCGGCGCGTGGGAGCAAATTGGTCGCGACGTCACGCTGGATAATCTGCTGAAGGAAGTGCTAAAAGACGAGGTTTTCTTCCGCGCCTCCGGCGGCGGCGTCACCCTATCGGGAGGCGAAGTGCTGATGCAGGCCGAGTTTGCCACTCGTCTTCTGCGCAGCTTACGCGAGTGGGGGATCAGAACCGCGATTGAAACGGCTGGCGATACCGCGTTCAGCCGTTTTTTCCCGCTGGCGAAAGAGTGTGATGAAGTCTTATTTGATCTTAAAATTATGGATGAAGCACAGGCCCGAGGGCAGCTATTGATGAATATGCCACGGGTGCTGGATAACTTCACCCGCCTGGTGGAAGCCAATATTCACGTCATTCCTCGGGTGCCGTTAATTCCGGGTTTTACGCTTGATGAAGAGAATTTCCGCCAGATCCTGGCGTTTTTAGCCCCGTTTAAGCTGCCCGAAATTCATCTTCTACCGTTCCATCAATACGGCGAACCAAAATATCACTTACTGGGAAAAACATGGTCGATGTCGATGATTAAAGCACCTGAAGAATCTGAGATTCAACCATTCAAGACGCTGGCTGAACAGGCTGGTTTTAGCGTGACCATCGGCGGATAACGCCTGGAGGATGCTATGGATTTCAATATCGTTGCCGTAACGGCCTGCGTAAGCGGTGTCGCTCACACTTATATGGCAGCCGAGCGCCTGGAAAAGGTCGGCCACCATGAGAAATGGAATATCAAAATTGAAACGCAAGGAGCGTTGGGGGTTGAGAACAAAATCACGGCGGACGATATTGCCCATGTCGATGTCGTTCTGCTGGTGACGGATATTGAGATTGACGATGCCAAACGCTTTAGCGGCATCCGTACCATTAAGACCAGCATCAAAACTTTCTTGTTGCAGCCGCAGCAGATTGTCGAGGCGGTGAAATGCATCATGAAAAAGCCGGTTGTTTATATTGAGATCCCTTGAGTGCGCCTGCGATTTTGTAGCCCGGGCAAGGCGCTTGCGCCGCGGCCCGGGGAAATAGCACTTCGGCAGCGTCGAACTTTCCCCCGGTCGCGCTGCTGTATGACCGGATACATAGGTGACAGATCAGACCGGGAACATAGGTAACACTTTTTAGTCTATCCGGAGCACACTCTGGTTTTTTTGGTCATAGTACGCAAGCGTTATTCCATTAAAGATGATGGCTTCCAGGCCATCATCTTGTTCTTTCAGCATAATGTACTCGTCAGTCAGCGCTTCACTCAGGAACACCGCCCCCTTTTTACCCATATAAAGTGTTCCCCTCGATTTCACCCTGTAGACCGTGCCTCCTGCCGGATACACATATTCCGGAACACTGCCATCCCATTGTCGGCCCGACGGTTGCCACACCGTTCCGGGCGTTGCGCCTGCCAGGGCTTCATGCGGCCTCTCGTGGTTAAACTCTTCCCGGTAGTCACTGAACCACCGCTGTTGTTCTGCCATCGTCATGAAGGTGTTGCCATATTTCACCGCACTTTTCAGGGAGCGATGCATTCGCTCATGGCGGCCATTTTCTTCCGGATGACCCTTTCTGATACGTTCCGGTCTGATGCCCAGCTTGATTAGCCAGACGGCAAGACGGCTTAATCCGGCTATACCTGTTCCCGCAAAGGGTTGACCGTTATCAGTTCTGAGGACTTCCGGCAGGCCATATTCCAGGAACGCATCAGTCAGGCACTCTCTGACAAAGGATTCACTCTCCCGGAATGTTCCACGGCAGCTCAGCAGATATCGGCTGTGATTGTCGGTCAGAGTGAAGGGATGGCAGTACTCTCTGCTCAGCAACCTGAACTTGCCTTTAAAATCAGCGCT
This Klebsiella sp. RHBSTW-00484 DNA region includes the following protein-coding sequences:
- a CDS encoding [formate-C-acetyltransferase]-activating enzyme gives rise to the protein MTLSAAPRISCEVMETRADKARIFNIQRYSLNDGQGIRTVVFFKGCPHTCPWCANPESISPKIQTVRRESKCLHCSRCQQDVVECPSGAWEQIGRDVTLDNLLKEVLKDEVFFRASGGGVTLSGGEVLMQAEFATRLLRSLREWGIRTAIETAGDTAFSRFFPLAKECDEVLFDLKIMDEAQARGQLLMNMPRVLDNFTRLVEANIHVIPRVPLIPGFTLDEENFRQILAFLAPFKLPEIHLLPFHQYGEPKYHLLGKTWSMSMIKAPEESEIQPFKTLAEQAGFSVTIGG
- a CDS encoding integrase core domain-containing protein, whose amino-acid sequence is MPWTETRPMQRLDFIRACHAGTGSFSALCRLFGISRKTGYKWLERFDPSDLSSLSDRSRAPHSHSRTVPDDIVGHLTALRQKHPDWGPKKLRMWLLNHHVDFTVPAASTIGDILKREGLVPDKKRKRRTPGNRQPLTLITENNQVWSADFKGKFRLLSREYCHPFTLTDNHSRYLLSCRGTFRESESFVRECLTDAFLEYGLPEVLRTDNGQPFAGTGIAGLSRLAVWLIKLGIRPERIRKGHPEENGRHERMHRSLKSAVKYGNTFMTMAEQQRWFSDYREEFNHERPHEALAGATPGTVWQPSGRQWDGSVPEYVYPAGGTVYRVKSRGTLYMGKKGAVFLSEALTDEYIMLKEQDDGLEAIIFNGITLAYYDQKNQSVLRID
- a CDS encoding PTS fructose-like transporter subunit IIB, whose product is MDFNIVAVTACVSGVAHTYMAAERLEKVGHHEKWNIKIETQGALGVENKITADDIAHVDVVLLVTDIEIDDAKRFSGIRTIKTSIKTFLLQPQQIVEAVKCIMKKPVVYIEIP